A section of the Burkholderia mallei ATCC 23344 genome encodes:
- a CDS encoding anaerobic ribonucleoside-triphosphate reductase activating protein: MNLALPRRRPLKVGGLVPFTATDYPGQFAAVVFVQGCPWRCGYCHNPHLQPRSQPAEIEWDALLAFLARRVGLIDAVVFSGGEPSIDPALAASIDDVRRLGFKVGLHSAGTHPRRLAHLLPSLDWIGLDVKAPFDDYAHTTRVRASGGHARQSLEAVLASGIAYECRTTAHPDLLPEPALLRVAHELADLGVEHYVLQVFRAQGCGSGALNAASLAGYPSDAVLGRLDRLFANFAIRRG; this comes from the coding sequence ATGAACCTCGCCCTCCCCCGGCGGCGTCCACTCAAGGTGGGCGGGCTCGTCCCGTTCACCGCGACCGACTATCCCGGCCAGTTCGCCGCGGTCGTGTTCGTGCAGGGTTGCCCATGGCGCTGCGGCTATTGCCACAATCCGCACCTGCAGCCGCGCTCGCAGCCGGCCGAGATCGAATGGGACGCGCTGCTCGCGTTCCTCGCGCGCCGCGTCGGGCTGATCGACGCGGTCGTGTTCAGCGGCGGCGAGCCGTCGATCGATCCGGCGCTCGCCGCCTCGATCGATGATGTCCGGCGGCTTGGCTTCAAGGTCGGCCTGCACAGCGCGGGCACGCATCCGCGGCGGCTCGCCCATCTGCTGCCGTCGCTCGACTGGATCGGGCTCGACGTGAAGGCGCCGTTCGACGACTACGCGCACACGACGCGCGTGCGCGCAAGCGGCGGCCATGCGCGGCAGAGCCTCGAAGCGGTGCTCGCGAGCGGCATCGCGTACGAATGCCGAACGACCGCGCACCCGGATCTGCTGCCCGAGCCGGCGCTGCTGCGCGTCGCGCACGAACTCGCCGATCTCGGCGTCGAGCATTACGTGTTGCAGGTGTTCCGGGCGCAAGGCTGCGGCAGCGGCGCGCTGAACGCGGCATCGCTCGCCGGCTATCCGAGCGACGCGGTGCTCGGCCGGCTCGATCGGCTGTTCGCGAACTTCGCGATCCGGCGCGGATGA
- a CDS encoding NAD(P)H-dependent flavin oxidoreductase: protein MSVSVVKTAFKNLVIKGRSLLPIVQGGMGVGVSAHRLAGTVASLGACGTISSVDLRRHHPDLMARTGRSRDRALIDAANLEALDREIRAAKSLANGRGLVAVNVMRALSEYASYVRQSCESGAHAVVVGAGLPLDLPELTADFPDVALIPILSDARGIGLVLKKWMRKNRLPDAVVIENPRYAAGHLGAPTTDSLNNPNFAFPTVLEGTFALFKELGIERERIPLIAAGGIHSHEQVRQLFALGASAVQLGTPFAVTEEGDAHPNFKKVLVEAQPDDIVTFMSVAGLPARAVRTPWLTNYLERERKLQRAAKPRKCLVGFDCLQQCGLRDGIEKHGQFCIDTRLAFALAGDIKRGLFFRGSETLPFGHEIRCVRELIDYLLTGVKRAAAAAIAPAAACAPMPALG from the coding sequence GTGTCCGTGTCCGTCGTCAAAACCGCATTCAAGAATCTCGTGATCAAGGGCAGATCGCTGCTGCCGATTGTGCAGGGCGGGATGGGCGTCGGCGTGTCCGCGCACCGGCTCGCCGGCACGGTCGCGTCGCTCGGCGCGTGCGGGACGATCTCGAGCGTCGATCTGCGTCGGCATCATCCCGACCTGATGGCGCGCACCGGCCGCTCGCGCGATCGCGCGCTCATCGACGCGGCGAACCTCGAAGCGCTCGATCGCGAGATCCGCGCGGCGAAGTCGCTCGCGAACGGCCGCGGGCTCGTCGCCGTCAACGTGATGCGCGCGCTGTCCGAATACGCTTCGTATGTGCGCCAGTCGTGCGAGAGCGGCGCGCACGCGGTCGTCGTCGGCGCCGGGCTGCCGCTCGACTTGCCCGAGCTGACCGCCGATTTTCCCGACGTCGCGCTGATTCCGATCCTGTCGGACGCACGCGGAATCGGGCTCGTGCTGAAGAAGTGGATGCGCAAGAACCGTCTGCCCGACGCCGTCGTCATCGAGAACCCACGCTACGCGGCGGGCCACCTCGGCGCGCCGACGACCGACAGCCTGAACAACCCGAATTTCGCGTTCCCCACGGTGCTCGAAGGCACGTTCGCGCTGTTCAAGGAGCTCGGCATCGAGCGCGAGCGGATTCCGCTGATCGCGGCGGGCGGCATTCACAGCCACGAGCAGGTGCGTCAACTGTTCGCGCTCGGCGCGAGCGCCGTGCAGCTCGGCACGCCGTTCGCGGTGACCGAAGAGGGCGACGCGCATCCGAACTTCAAGAAAGTGCTCGTCGAGGCGCAGCCGGACGACATCGTCACGTTCATGAGCGTCGCGGGGCTGCCGGCGCGCGCGGTGCGCACGCCGTGGCTCACGAACTATCTGGAACGGGAACGGAAGCTGCAGCGTGCGGCGAAGCCGCGCAAATGCCTCGTCGGCTTCGATTGCCTGCAGCAATGCGGGCTGCGCGACGGCATCGAGAAGCACGGCCAGTTCTGCATCGACACCCGGCTCGCGTTCGCGCTCGCGGGCGACATCAAGCGCGGGCTGTTCTTCCGCGGCTCGGAAACCTTGCCGTTCGGTCACGAGATCCGCTGCGTGCGCGAGCTGATCGACTATCTGCTCACGGGCGTCAAGCGCGCGGCCGCCGCGGCGATCGCCCCCGCGGCGGCGTGCGCGCCCATGCCCGCGCTGGGCTGA
- a CDS encoding Crp/Fnr family transcriptional regulator has protein sequence MKESKIPVQDFLARLPLFSVLSRGELDNLARGTMRVQVPRGQTVFSRGDPCGGFHMIVYGQIKLSSFSPLGIEKIVRLLGPGDSFGEAVMFMDKPYAVTAKALSDTLLLHVTKAVVTEELDHNPAFARRMLASLSMRLHQLVVDVETYSLRSGTQRVISYLLEQTDAPVESGMQIRLETGKKAIASRLNLTPEHFSRVLRDLCTRELVVVNGRDIFIPDVDRLRSEMQY, from the coding sequence ATGAAGGAAAGCAAGATTCCCGTGCAGGATTTTCTTGCGCGGCTGCCGCTTTTCAGCGTGCTGTCGCGCGGCGAGCTCGACAATCTCGCGCGCGGCACGATGCGCGTGCAGGTGCCGCGCGGGCAGACGGTGTTCAGCCGGGGCGATCCGTGCGGCGGCTTTCACATGATCGTCTACGGCCAGATCAAGCTGAGCTCGTTCTCGCCGCTCGGCATCGAGAAGATCGTGCGCCTGCTCGGGCCGGGCGACAGCTTCGGCGAAGCGGTGATGTTCATGGACAAGCCGTACGCGGTGACGGCGAAGGCGCTCTCCGACACGCTGCTGCTGCACGTGACGAAAGCCGTCGTGACCGAGGAGCTCGATCACAACCCGGCGTTCGCGCGCCGAATGCTCGCGAGCCTCAGCATGCGGCTGCATCAGCTCGTCGTCGACGTCGAGACGTATTCGCTGCGCTCGGGCACGCAGCGCGTGATCAGCTATCTGCTCGAGCAGACCGACGCGCCCGTGGAATCCGGCATGCAGATCCGGCTCGAGACGGGCAAGAAGGCGATCGCGTCGCGGCTGAACCTCACGCCCGAGCACTTCTCGCGCGTGCTGCGCGATCTCTGCACGCGCGAGCTCGTCGTCGTCAATGGCCGCGACATCTTCATTCCCGACGTCGACCGGTTACGCTCGGAGATGCAGTACTGA
- the ubiT gene encoding ubiquinone anaerobic biosynthesis accessory factor UbiT, producing MNAPVFQLPPTLGKLLSKLPAYPGALLFASGINLVLRRHLPAETLALLEDRPLRIQVKDAGVAFDFVCRRGAFSALSGGRDVDLTIGATAYDFYLLSQRREDPDTLFFSRRLTMEGDTELGLLVKNSLDAIDLSVFSLERWLPTRLFRQRPLERDAMPD from the coding sequence ATGAATGCTCCAGTCTTTCAGCTGCCGCCCACGCTCGGCAAGCTGCTGTCGAAACTGCCCGCGTATCCGGGCGCGCTGCTGTTCGCAAGCGGGATCAATCTCGTGCTGCGCCGGCATTTGCCGGCGGAGACGCTCGCGCTGCTGGAGGATCGCCCGCTGCGCATTCAGGTGAAGGACGCGGGCGTCGCCTTCGATTTCGTTTGCCGGCGTGGGGCATTTTCGGCGCTGTCCGGCGGGCGGGATGTCGATCTGACGATCGGCGCGACCGCGTACGATTTCTATCTGCTGTCGCAGCGCCGCGAAGACCCCGACACATTGTTCTTCAGCCGGCGCCTGACGATGGAGGGCGACACCGAGCTCGGCTTGCTCGTGAAGAATTCGCTCGACGCGATCGATCTGTCGGTGTTTTCGCTCGAGCGGTGGCTGCCGACGCGGCTGTTCCGACAACGGCCGCTCGAACGCGACGCAATGCCGGACTGA
- a CDS encoding ribonucleoside triphosphate reductase, producing MHPCAAPNPASRDKPLIDVESSINEYLDRQDWRVNANANQGYSLGGLILNVSGKVIANYWLSHVYPSAIGEAHRNADLHIHDLDVLSGYCAGWSLRTLLNEGLNGVPGKVESGPPKHMSSAVGQIVNFLGTLQNEWAGAQAFSSFDTYMAPFVRRDALTYAEVRQSVQELIYNLNVPSRWGTQTPFTNLTFDWICPEDLREQVPVIAGEEMPFTYGDLQPEMDMINQAYIEVMQAGDAAGRVFTFPIPTYNITADFDWHSPNAERLFEMTARYGLPYFQNFINSELKPNMIRSMCCRLQLDLRELMKRGNGLFGSAEQTGSIGVVTVNCARLGYLHAGDERALFARLDTLLDYGKESLEIKREVIQHHMNNGLFPYTKRYLGTLRNHFSTLGVNGINEMIRNFTRDAHDLTTDWGHAFALRLLDHVRARIVEYQEETGHMYNLEATPAEGTTYRFAKEDRRRYPDILQAGTPQMPYYTNSSQLPVGFTDDPFEALERQDDLQRKYTGGTVLHLYMTEPLSSADACRTLVKRALTRFSLPYLTVTPTFSICPTHGYLAGSHPFCPKCDEALLRRKLSQSQPMEA from the coding sequence ATGCACCCTTGCGCCGCGCCGAATCCCGCGTCGCGCGACAAGCCGTTGATCGACGTCGAATCGTCGATCAACGAATACCTGGACCGGCAGGACTGGCGCGTCAACGCGAACGCGAACCAGGGCTATTCGCTCGGCGGCCTGATCCTGAACGTGTCCGGCAAGGTGATCGCGAACTACTGGCTGAGCCACGTCTACCCGAGCGCGATCGGCGAAGCGCACCGCAATGCGGATCTGCACATCCACGATCTCGACGTGCTGTCCGGCTACTGCGCGGGCTGGTCGCTGCGCACGCTGCTCAACGAAGGGTTGAACGGCGTGCCCGGCAAGGTCGAGTCGGGGCCGCCGAAGCACATGTCGAGCGCGGTCGGCCAGATCGTGAACTTCCTCGGCACGCTGCAGAACGAATGGGCGGGCGCGCAGGCGTTCAGCTCGTTCGACACGTACATGGCGCCGTTCGTGCGCCGCGACGCGCTCACCTACGCCGAAGTGCGCCAGTCCGTCCAGGAACTGATCTACAACCTGAACGTGCCGTCACGCTGGGGCACGCAGACGCCGTTCACGAACCTGACGTTCGACTGGATCTGCCCCGAGGATCTGCGCGAGCAAGTGCCCGTGATCGCCGGCGAAGAGATGCCGTTCACGTACGGCGATCTGCAGCCCGAAATGGACATGATCAACCAGGCGTACATCGAGGTGATGCAGGCGGGCGACGCGGCGGGCCGCGTGTTCACGTTCCCGATTCCGACCTACAACATCACCGCCGATTTCGACTGGCACAGCCCGAACGCCGAGCGCCTGTTCGAGATGACCGCGCGCTACGGCCTGCCGTACTTCCAGAACTTCATCAATTCCGAGTTGAAGCCGAACATGATCCGCTCGATGTGCTGCCGGCTGCAGCTCGACCTGCGCGAGCTGATGAAGCGCGGCAACGGGCTGTTCGGCTCGGCCGAGCAGACGGGATCGATCGGCGTGGTCACCGTGAATTGCGCGCGGCTCGGCTATCTGCACGCGGGCGACGAGCGCGCGCTCTTCGCGCGGCTCGACACGCTGCTCGACTACGGCAAGGAAAGCCTCGAGATCAAGCGCGAGGTGATCCAGCATCACATGAACAACGGGCTCTTCCCGTACACGAAGCGCTATCTCGGCACGCTGCGCAATCATTTCTCGACGCTCGGCGTAAACGGCATCAACGAGATGATCCGCAATTTCACGCGCGACGCGCACGATCTGACGACCGACTGGGGCCACGCGTTCGCGCTGCGCCTGCTCGACCACGTGCGCGCGCGCATCGTCGAGTATCAGGAGGAAACGGGCCACATGTACAACCTCGAGGCGACGCCGGCCGAGGGCACGACGTACCGCTTCGCGAAGGAAGACCGCCGCCGCTATCCGGACATCCTGCAGGCGGGCACGCCGCAGATGCCGTACTACACGAACTCGTCGCAGTTGCCGGTGGGCTTCACCGACGATCCGTTCGAGGCGCTCGAACGCCAGGACGACCTGCAGCGCAAATACACGGGCGGCACGGTGCTGCATCTGTACATGACCGAGCCGCTGTCGTCCGCCGACGCGTGCCGCACGCTCGTGAAGCGCGCGCTCACCCGCTTCTCGCTGCCGTATCTGACCGTCACGCCGACCTTCTCGATCTGCCCGACGCACGGCTATCTCGCCGGCAGCCACCCGTTTTGCCCGAAGTGCGACGAAGCGCTGCTGCGTCGCAAATTGTCTCAATCCCAACCGATGGAAGCCTGA
- a CDS encoding U32 family peptidase, producing MKIALGPVQYYWPRVATMQFYQAMSETPVDIVYLGETVCSRRHELRFADWIEIADMLAEAGKEVVLSTQVLLESGRDLKTMREIAENGRYLVEANDMGAVRRSASRAFVAGPWLNVYNPPTLAMLAGLGARRWVMPPEMSEAGLARMQAERPAHLETEVFAYGRIPLAFSARCFTARNRNFPKDNCQYVCMAHPDGLPLHTREGEPFLVLNGISTQSARVYNLIGEIDALRALNVDVVRLSPQSQHMIDVIDAYHGVLSGRTDAGDALAALHGRMPEASCNGYWHGKPGLEHVAR from the coding sequence ATGAAAATTGCTTTGGGGCCGGTACAGTACTACTGGCCGCGCGTCGCGACGATGCAGTTCTATCAGGCGATGTCGGAGACGCCCGTCGACATCGTGTATCTCGGCGAGACGGTTTGCTCGCGCCGGCACGAGCTGCGCTTCGCGGACTGGATCGAGATCGCCGACATGCTCGCCGAGGCCGGCAAGGAAGTCGTGCTCTCGACGCAGGTGCTGCTCGAATCGGGCCGCGATCTGAAGACGATGCGCGAGATCGCCGAGAACGGCCGCTATCTGGTGGAGGCGAACGACATGGGCGCGGTACGCCGCAGCGCGTCGCGCGCGTTCGTCGCGGGGCCGTGGCTGAACGTGTACAACCCGCCGACGCTCGCGATGCTCGCCGGGCTCGGTGCGCGGCGCTGGGTGATGCCGCCCGAGATGAGCGAGGCGGGGCTCGCGCGGATGCAGGCCGAGCGGCCCGCGCACCTGGAAACCGAAGTGTTCGCGTACGGGCGCATTCCGCTCGCGTTTTCCGCGCGCTGCTTCACCGCGCGCAATCGCAATTTTCCGAAGGACAACTGCCAATACGTGTGCATGGCGCATCCGGACGGCCTGCCGCTGCATACGCGCGAAGGCGAGCCGTTTCTCGTGCTCAACGGCATTTCGACGCAGTCCGCGCGCGTCTACAACCTGATCGGCGAGATCGATGCGCTGCGTGCGCTGAACGTCGACGTCGTCCGGTTGAGCCCGCAATCGCAACACATGATCGACGTGATCGACGCGTATCACGGCGTGCTGAGCGGCCGAACGGATGCGGGCGACGCGCTCGCCGCGCTGCACGGCAGAATGCCCGAGGCGTCGTGCAACGGCTACTGGCACGGCAAGCCGGGCCTCGAGCACGTCGCGCGCTGA
- a CDS encoding putative zinc-binding protein, which yields MNHETKTLPIVYSCSGCSNVAQLANHVAVRLDRGGDAEMSCIAGVGGDVPSLLKIAHSGRPILAIDGCPLVCAKKSLERHGIAPDAHLQLGEHGVRKRFHEDFAPGDASRILAIAKAEAARLAGSRPAPEPEHAQAGEDAGAALERKR from the coding sequence ATGAACCATGAAACGAAAACGCTGCCGATCGTCTATTCCTGCTCGGGGTGCTCGAATGTCGCGCAGCTCGCGAATCACGTCGCGGTGCGGCTCGATCGCGGCGGCGATGCGGAGATGTCGTGCATCGCGGGCGTGGGCGGCGACGTGCCGTCGCTGCTGAAGATCGCGCATTCGGGGCGGCCGATTCTCGCGATCGACGGCTGCCCGCTCGTATGCGCGAAGAAGAGCCTCGAGCGGCACGGGATCGCGCCCGATGCGCATCTGCAGCTCGGCGAGCACGGCGTCAGAAAGCGCTTTCACGAGGATTTCGCCCCGGGCGACGCGAGCCGCATACTCGCGATCGCGAAAGCCGAAGCGGCGCGGCTCGCGGGAAGCCGGCCCGCGCCCGAACCCGAACACGCGCAGGCGGGCGAGGATGCCGGCGCCGCGCTTGAACGCAAGCGCTGA
- the ubiU gene encoding ubiquinone anaerobic biosynthesis protein UbiU yields MTQSSHFATGAAPIELVCPAGSLPALKAAVDNGADCVYLGFRDATNARNFAGLNFDAQAIAAGIRYARERGRKVLVALNTYPQPDGWAAWREAVGRAADAGVDAIIVADPGLMRFARERYPELRLHLSVQGSATNYEAINFYHEHFGVSRAVLPRVLSLAQVEQVAENTPVEIEVFGFGSLCVMVEGRCALSSYATGDSPNTRGVCSPAKAVRWQKTPDGLESRLNGVLIDRYEDGENAGYPTLCKGRFTVADESYYAIEEPTSLNTLELLPKLMQIGIRAIKIEGRQRSPAYVAQVTRVWRDAIDQCTANLARYYVKPAWMTELNKVAEGQQHTLGAYHRPWK; encoded by the coding sequence ATGACGCAAAGCAGCCACTTCGCGACGGGCGCCGCGCCGATCGAACTCGTGTGCCCGGCGGGCAGCCTGCCCGCGCTGAAGGCCGCGGTCGACAACGGCGCGGATTGCGTGTATCTCGGTTTTCGCGACGCGACGAACGCGCGCAACTTCGCCGGCCTGAACTTCGACGCGCAGGCGATCGCGGCCGGCATCCGCTATGCGCGCGAGCGCGGCCGCAAGGTGCTCGTCGCGCTCAACACGTATCCGCAGCCGGACGGCTGGGCCGCGTGGCGGGAGGCGGTGGGCCGCGCGGCCGACGCGGGCGTGGACGCGATCATCGTCGCCGATCCGGGGCTCATGCGCTTCGCGCGCGAGCGCTACCCGGAGCTGCGGCTGCACCTGTCGGTGCAGGGCTCGGCGACGAACTACGAGGCGATCAACTTCTATCACGAGCACTTCGGCGTTTCGCGCGCGGTGCTGCCGCGCGTGCTGTCGCTCGCGCAGGTCGAACAGGTGGCCGAGAACACGCCGGTCGAAATCGAGGTGTTCGGCTTCGGCAGTCTGTGCGTGATGGTCGAGGGGCGCTGCGCGCTGTCGTCGTATGCAACGGGCGACTCGCCGAACACGCGCGGCGTGTGCTCGCCCGCGAAGGCGGTGCGCTGGCAGAAGACGCCGGACGGCCTCGAATCGCGGCTGAACGGCGTGCTGATCGACCGCTACGAAGACGGCGAGAACGCCGGCTATCCGACGCTCTGCAAGGGGCGCTTCACGGTGGCCGACGAGAGCTACTACGCGATCGAGGAGCCGACGAGCCTGAACACGCTCGAGCTGCTGCCGAAGCTGATGCAGATCGGCATACGCGCGATCAAGATCGAAGGCCGTCAGCGCAGCCCCGCGTACGTCGCGCAGGTGACGCGCGTGTGGCGCGATGCGATCGACCAGTGCACGGCGAACCTCGCGCGCTACTACGTGAAGCCCGCGTGGATGACGGAACTGAACAAGGTCGCGGAAGGGCAGCAGCATACGCTCGGCGCCTACCACCGGCCGTGGAAATGA
- the hemN gene encoding oxygen-independent coproporphyrinogen III oxidase encodes MDMTTHSNDGADTTAPAPQHDVSAFADVQISEALIRRFDRQGPRYTSYPTADRFSDAFDERAYREHLSRRASAERNPPLSVYLHLPFCESLCYFCACNKIITQDHTRTSAYVDYLIREMELVAPDLGRDRRTTQLHLGGGSPTFFAIDELARLMRALREHFDFAPHAELGVEIDPRTVNERTLQSLAALGFNRTSFGVQDFDPSVQEAVHRIQPLPMVERALEASRAAGFESVNIDLIYGLPRQTPESFSRTLDEVIRLSPERIAVYNYAHLPSRFKAQRLIVEAQLPPAEDRLRIFIESTRRLLDAGYVYIGLDHFAKPNDELGNALRERSLHRNFQGYTTQAECDLVGFGVSAIGKVGASYSQSTRSLKTYYRQLDAGRLPIERGFALTADDLLRREVIMTVMCSTPVDFAEIGHRHGIDFARYFAPELAQLEPYRDAGLLTIDAQRIAVTPKGRMFVRAIGMVFDAYLGRSAAASYSKLI; translated from the coding sequence ATGGACATGACAACGCATTCGAACGACGGCGCGGATACGACCGCGCCCGCTCCCCAACACGACGTGTCCGCGTTCGCGGACGTTCAGATCTCCGAAGCGCTGATTCGGCGCTTCGACCGGCAAGGGCCGCGCTATACGTCCTATCCGACGGCCGACCGGTTCTCCGACGCATTCGACGAGCGCGCGTACCGCGAACATCTGTCGCGCCGCGCGTCAGCCGAGCGTAATCCGCCGCTGTCGGTCTACCTGCATCTGCCGTTTTGCGAGTCGCTCTGCTACTTCTGCGCGTGCAACAAGATCATCACGCAGGATCACACCCGCACGAGCGCGTACGTCGACTATCTGATCCGCGAAATGGAGCTCGTCGCGCCGGATCTCGGCCGCGATCGGCGGACGACGCAACTGCATCTGGGCGGCGGCTCGCCGACGTTCTTCGCGATCGACGAGCTCGCGCGCCTGATGCGCGCGCTGCGCGAGCACTTCGACTTCGCGCCGCACGCGGAGCTCGGCGTCGAGATCGATCCGCGCACGGTCAACGAGCGCACTCTGCAGTCGCTCGCGGCGCTCGGCTTCAACCGGACGAGCTTCGGCGTGCAGGACTTCGATCCGTCGGTGCAGGAGGCGGTGCATCGGATCCAGCCGCTGCCGATGGTCGAGCGCGCGCTCGAGGCGAGCCGCGCGGCCGGTTTCGAATCGGTCAACATCGATCTGATCTACGGGTTGCCGCGGCAGACGCCCGAGAGCTTCTCGCGCACGCTCGACGAGGTGATCCGGCTGTCGCCCGAGCGCATCGCGGTCTACAACTACGCGCATTTGCCGAGCCGCTTCAAGGCGCAGCGCCTGATCGTCGAAGCGCAGCTGCCGCCCGCGGAAGACCGGCTGCGGATCTTCATCGAATCGACGCGGCGGCTGCTCGACGCGGGCTACGTGTACATCGGGCTCGATCACTTCGCGAAGCCGAACGACGAGCTCGGCAACGCGCTGCGCGAGCGCAGCCTGCACCGCAATTTCCAGGGCTATACGACGCAGGCCGAATGCGATCTCGTCGGCTTCGGCGTATCGGCGATCGGCAAGGTCGGCGCCTCGTACAGCCAGTCGACGCGCTCGCTGAAGACCTATTACCGCCAGCTCGACGCGGGGCGCCTGCCGATCGAGCGGGGCTTCGCGCTGACAGCCGACGATTTGCTGCGCCGCGAAGTCATCATGACGGTGATGTGCAGCACACCCGTCGATTTCGCGGAGATCGGCCACAGGCACGGCATCGATTTCGCCCGGTATTTCGCGCCCGAGCTCGCGCAGCTCGAGCCGTATCGCGACGCGGGGCTGCTCACGATCGATGCGCAGCGCATCGCCGTTACGCCGAAGGGACGCATGTTCGTGCGCGCGATCGGCATGGTGTTCGACGCGTATCTCGGCCGCAGCGCCGCGGCGTCTTATTCGAAATTGATCTAG
- the nrdD gene encoding anaerobic ribonucleoside-triphosphate reductase produces MTTTLQANPQAARAAIVLSDDERQPCEIWTRVMGYHRPVSSFNVGKQGEFHERKYFRERATDEAALRAAA; encoded by the coding sequence ATGACGACGACATTGCAAGCCAACCCACAAGCCGCCCGCGCCGCGATCGTGCTGTCCGACGACGAGCGCCAGCCGTGCGAGATCTGGACCCGCGTGATGGGCTACCATCGCCCGGTCTCGTCGTTCAACGTCGGCAAGCAGGGCGAATTCCACGAGCGCAAGTACTTCCGCGAACGCGCGACGGACGAGGCCGCGCTGCGCGCGGCGGCTTGA